Proteins from one Candidatus Margulisiibacteriota bacterium genomic window:
- the metG gene encoding methionine--tRNA ligase, producing the protein MAEKFYLTTPLYYVNDVPHIGHAYTTIAADVLARYKRRKGYDVHFLTGTDEHGQKVWKAAEAAGKTPQQFVDDIVGRFKDAWQKLGITYDDFIRTTEPRHEKAVQAIFSKLLKQGDIYKGEYEGWYCVPCETFWAEGELKEDMEGRKICPDCGRVTDLLKEETYYFKLSQYQDRLLKHLEVNPASVQPDARRNEVVQFVKQGLKDLSITRTAFPWGVAVPEDPKHVVYVWFDALINYISAIGYGTDDAQLNKWWPADVHLMGKEIVRFHAVIWPAMLMALDLPLPRKVFGHGWWTVEGQKMSKSRGNVVDPLALSAEYGVEPVRYFILREVPFGVDGDFSLNSFVNRFNADLANDLGNLLSRTLTMVEKYFNSQHPTSNIQMANNDQLTRELNELIARTPAAVDQAMDKLAFSDALAAIWNLVSSANVYIEKQAPWSLAKKGETDKLAVVLATLVQALKVAADNLTSFMPETAQKILAQLNLSGEKIAKGDPLFPRLQKK; encoded by the coding sequence ATGGCGGAGAAGTTCTACTTAACTACCCCCCTTTATTACGTCAATGACGTCCCCCACATCGGGCACGCTTACACGACGATCGCCGCCGACGTCCTGGCCCGCTATAAAAGGCGGAAGGGGTATGACGTCCATTTTCTGACCGGGACCGACGAGCACGGGCAAAAGGTCTGGAAAGCGGCTGAGGCGGCCGGCAAGACGCCGCAGCAGTTCGTCGACGATATCGTCGGCCGTTTTAAGGACGCCTGGCAGAAGCTCGGTATCACTTATGACGATTTTATCCGGACGACCGAGCCGCGGCACGAAAAGGCCGTTCAAGCCATCTTCAGCAAGCTGCTCAAGCAGGGCGATATCTATAAAGGGGAGTACGAGGGTTGGTATTGCGTGCCGTGCGAGACGTTCTGGGCGGAGGGGGAGCTGAAAGAGGACATGGAGGGGCGGAAAATTTGCCCCGACTGCGGCCGGGTCACCGATCTGTTGAAAGAAGAGACTTACTACTTTAAACTTTCCCAGTATCAGGACCGGCTGCTCAAGCATTTGGAAGTGAATCCCGCTTCCGTCCAACCCGATGCCCGGCGGAACGAAGTCGTCCAGTTCGTCAAACAGGGCCTCAAGGACCTTTCGATCACCCGGACCGCTTTTCCCTGGGGGGTCGCCGTGCCGGAAGACCCGAAACATGTCGTCTACGTCTGGTTCGACGCGCTGATCAACTACATTTCGGCGATCGGTTACGGGACGGACGACGCGCAACTGAATAAATGGTGGCCGGCCGACGTCCACCTGATGGGGAAGGAGATCGTCCGTTTCCACGCCGTGATCTGGCCGGCGATGCTCATGGCCCTGGACCTGCCGCTCCCCCGCAAGGTCTTTGGCCACGGCTGGTGGACGGTGGAAGGCCAGAAGATGAGCAAGAGCCGGGGGAACGTTGTCGATCCGCTCGCCTTGAGCGCCGAGTACGGCGTCGAACCGGTCCGCTACTTTATCCTGCGCGAGGTCCCCTTTGGCGTCGACGGTGATTTCTCCCTGAACTCGTTCGTCAACCGGTTCAACGCGGACTTGGCGAATGACCTGGGCAACCTGTTGAGCAGGACGTTGACCATGGTGGAGAAGTACTTCAACTCCCAACATCCAACATCCAACATCCAAATGGCGAACAATGACCAATTGACAAGGGAGCTCAACGAACTGATCGCCCGAACACCGGCGGCCGTTGACCAGGCGATGGATAAGCTGGCCTTTTCCGACGCTTTGGCGGCTATCTGGAACCTGGTCAGCAGCGCGAACGTTTACATCGAAAAACAAGCCCCCTGGTCGCTGGCGAAGAAAGGGGAGACCGACAAGTTAGCCGTGGTCCTTGCCACGCTGGTCCAGGCGCTTAAGGTCGCGGCTGACAATTTAACCTCCTTCATGCCCGAGACCGCCCAGAAGATCCTGGCCCAGTTGAACCTGAGCGGTGAGAAGATCGCCAAGGGTGATCCGCTTTTCCCCCGCTTGCAGAAGAAGTAG
- a CDS encoding histidine kinase N-terminal 7TM domain-containing protein, which translates to MIDFSWLFAASELLAGLFCLSVGLVVRYRLQDRLTAAFLSITLGLALAGGFQALLRIAPDLILADLCWDLATVGWVVMMTSYLHFALIFARREPKYPILIYLVGLPVLVLAAATGLTTTGFVRTPFGLLFKPGFLYPLYLTTLQLYLLVGLGFITGVLLRAPEFYRRKQARYIIIATLLPQVFGLLFDQLAVVSQLTLFPLAVFFAALTSGSIGYIIIKFFPLRTVSPGEAAEAAALALSDPLFLTDERQTINYVNQAACRLVGCRADELLGKELGTVYRHDNGQAEAIRQKSGVFEPVEMRSFPITGGRGFIYLARALGPIARSRAATQRATAELNGLVKREERTITFLFELSRQKDEAALELAWDKIKREGLELQATLQPVYQLMRDYARILAETERTRDALLSQTRQLTMLNELLVGRDRTFSELKEEYRRLQG; encoded by the coding sequence GTGATCGACTTCAGCTGGTTATTCGCGGCCAGCGAGCTGTTGGCCGGATTGTTTTGCCTCAGTGTCGGTTTAGTTGTCCGCTACCGGCTGCAGGACCGGCTGACGGCCGCGTTCCTTAGCATCACGCTCGGCCTCGCCCTGGCCGGCGGCTTTCAAGCGCTGCTGCGGATCGCGCCCGACCTGATACTGGCCGACCTCTGCTGGGACCTGGCCACGGTCGGCTGGGTGGTCATGATGACGTCATACCTGCATTTTGCCCTGATCTTTGCCAGGCGAGAGCCAAAATACCCGATCCTGATCTACCTGGTTGGCCTGCCGGTCCTGGTCCTGGCGGCGGCGACCGGCCTGACGACGACGGGCTTCGTTCGGACGCCGTTCGGCTTGTTGTTCAAACCCGGGTTCTTATATCCGCTATACCTGACGACGCTGCAGCTGTACTTGCTGGTCGGGCTCGGCTTTATCACCGGCGTTCTCCTCCGGGCGCCGGAGTTTTACCGGCGCAAACAGGCCCGGTACATTATCATTGCAACGCTGCTGCCGCAGGTCTTTGGCTTGCTCTTTGACCAGCTGGCGGTCGTCAGCCAGCTGACGCTGTTCCCCCTGGCGGTCTTCTTCGCGGCGCTGACCAGCGGTTCGATCGGTTACATCATTATCAAGTTCTTTCCTTTGCGGACCGTTTCCCCCGGAGAGGCGGCGGAGGCGGCCGCGCTGGCCTTGTCCGACCCGCTCTTCCTGACCGATGAACGCCAGACCATCAATTACGTCAACCAGGCCGCCTGCCGGTTGGTCGGCTGCCGCGCCGATGAATTGCTCGGGAAAGAGCTCGGGACGGTTTATCGGCACGACAACGGCCAGGCGGAGGCGATCCGGCAAAAGTCCGGCGTTTTTGAGCCGGTAGAGATGCGCTCTTTCCCGATTACCGGCGGTCGGGGCTTCATTTACCTGGCCCGGGCGCTGGGGCCGATCGCCCGTTCCCGGGCCGCGACGCAGCGGGCGACCGCCGAGCTAAACGGGCTGGTCAAACGCGAAGAGCGGACCATCACTTTCCTTTTTGAACTGTCACGGCAGAAAGATGAAGCGGCGCTCGAATTGGCCTGGGACAAGATCAAGCGGGAAGGGCTGGAGTTGCAGGCGACCCTGCAGCCGGTTTACCAGCTGATGCGCGATTACGCGCGGATCCTGGCTGAGACCGAAAGGACGCGCGACGCGCTCCTGAGCCAGACCAGGCAGCTGACAATGCTTAATGAATTGCTGGTCGGCCGGGACCGCACTTTCAGCGAATTAAAAGAGGAATACCGGAGGCTGCAGGGATGA
- a CDS encoding TPM domain-containing protein produces MRRLLALILLLSCACPLAAQKLEQLPEPQGVVSDYAEIIEPAASAKIVEMAGQLRKVTSVNLQVLVVRTLETPDIEGYSQQLYDRWDVGRRSAGLDHGVLLLVSLLDRRVKIVVGKEVGRVLTPKLREDIEWSVLAQLSKGMFSEGVDLGVIAISQTIMTNWPKDEKPGLKVNWQKASMPLFLLLVVAVALTLVVGGGFLMAFGTTVGGLFGYIFLGMFGLIMGGMLGFFLFYKRNDQQELLSLYEGKKAVEEMSYGKVKDENKK; encoded by the coding sequence ATGCGCCGGCTGCTCGCCCTTATTTTACTCCTCAGCTGCGCCTGCCCGCTGGCGGCGCAAAAGCTCGAACAGCTCCCCGAACCGCAGGGCGTCGTTTCCGATTACGCGGAAATAATCGAGCCGGCGGCCAGCGCGAAGATCGTGGAGATGGCCGGCCAGCTGCGCAAGGTCACCTCGGTCAACCTGCAGGTGCTGGTGGTCCGGACGCTGGAAACGCCGGACATCGAAGGTTACAGCCAGCAGCTATACGACCGCTGGGATGTCGGCCGGCGGTCGGCGGGGTTGGACCACGGGGTCTTGCTCTTGGTCTCGCTGCTCGACCGGCGGGTCAAGATCGTGGTCGGCAAGGAAGTCGGCCGGGTCCTGACCCCCAAACTGCGGGAAGACATCGAGTGGTCGGTCCTGGCCCAGCTTTCCAAGGGGATGTTCTCGGAAGGCGTCGACCTAGGGGTGATCGCCATCAGCCAGACGATCATGACCAACTGGCCGAAAGACGAAAAGCCGGGTTTAAAAGTGAACTGGCAAAAAGCGTCAATGCCGCTCTTTTTACTTTTGGTCGTGGCGGTGGCCTTGACGCTGGTCGTCGGCGGCGGGTTCCTGATGGCTTTCGGCACGACGGTCGGCGGCCTGTTCGGTTATATCTTTCTCGGGATGTTCGGCCTGATCATGGGGGGGATGCTCGGTTTTTTTCTCTTTTACAAGCGCAACGACCAGCAGGAACTGTTGTCCCTGTATGAGGGGAAGAAAGCGGTCGAAGAGATGTCATACGGTAAGGTGAAAGATGAGAACAAAAAGTAA
- a CDS encoding histidine kinase N-terminal 7TM domain-containing protein, producing the protein MIRLAYYFDLVGLALSLTVIFGITVFVWRQNRRALVNRSFGWLGAAILIWIATTLLDHFCTLPGQADLLIRLSYFGGIIGEIFLVYFVIVFPQGKDIKLVLKLLLFGVAAVFCGLVIFTDIFVAGIVPTGKPYLYLEPIRYGRYHLIYELYSLLLIVGAIGMSVRKLLYYTGVERKSSALLTAAIFIGALATNFFTLWLPRLGVAQFDAIGPISLIVPFLLVAYAIARYRLFLVTPQVAAADILRSLGDRVLVCDLNGEVLYRGAAGEPLPAGVIGELIREVVARDAVDNYYTQLGPVMVSLSARFLTTGGGIVIVIHDINELEKEAAELKKAQAALHVQLEKTRKIRELLTAIARTNEPGAAAALLDKIRQEQQLGPQDLTALSRMAELAGDRQRLLAEIEADQRSLAAKLPEVTATHKAGVQRELEMIELKKQIQALKEAKGI; encoded by the coding sequence ATGATCCGCTTAGCCTATTATTTCGATCTCGTCGGCCTCGCCCTTTCCCTGACGGTCATTTTCGGGATCACCGTTTTTGTCTGGCGGCAGAACCGCCGCGCGCTCGTCAACCGCTCGTTCGGCTGGCTGGGCGCCGCGATCCTGATCTGGATCGCCACGACCCTGCTGGACCATTTCTGTACTTTACCGGGCCAGGCGGACCTCTTGATTAGACTAAGTTACTTTGGCGGGATCATCGGCGAAATTTTCCTGGTCTATTTTGTGATCGTTTTCCCCCAGGGGAAAGACATCAAGCTTGTTCTCAAGCTGCTGCTGTTCGGGGTGGCGGCCGTTTTTTGCGGTTTGGTCATTTTTACCGATATTTTTGTCGCAGGGATCGTACCGACCGGTAAGCCTTACCTGTATTTGGAACCGATCCGCTACGGCCGTTATCATTTAATTTACGAACTGTATTCTCTGCTGCTCATCGTCGGCGCGATCGGGATGTCGGTCCGGAAATTGCTCTACTACACCGGCGTGGAGCGGAAGAGCAGCGCCCTGCTGACGGCGGCGATCTTTATCGGCGCGCTGGCCACCAACTTTTTTACCCTGTGGCTGCCGCGGCTGGGAGTGGCTCAATTTGACGCGATCGGGCCGATCTCCCTGATCGTCCCGTTCCTGCTGGTCGCTTACGCCATCGCCCGCTACCGGCTTTTCCTGGTCACGCCTCAGGTGGCGGCGGCCGATATTTTGCGGTCGCTCGGCGACCGGGTCCTGGTTTGCGACCTGAACGGCGAGGTGCTTTACCGCGGAGCGGCCGGGGAGCCGTTGCCGGCCGGGGTGATCGGGGAGTTGATCAGAGAGGTCGTCGCCCGCGACGCGGTCGATAATTATTACACCCAGTTGGGCCCGGTCATGGTCAGCCTCTCGGCCCGTTTTCTGACCACCGGCGGCGGGATCGTGATAGTCATCCACGATATCAACGAGCTGGAAAAAGAAGCGGCGGAACTGAAAAAAGCCCAGGCCGCCTTGCACGTCCAGCTGGAAAAGACCAGGAAGATCAGGGAACTGCTCACGGCGATCGCCAGGACGAATGAGCCGGGCGCCGCCGCCGCTTTGCTCGATAAGATCCGGCAAGAACAACAGCTGGGGCCGCAGGACCTGACCGCGCTCAGCCGGATGGCCGAGCTGGCCGGCGACCGGCAGCGGCTGCTGGCGGAGATCGAAGCTGATCAGCGTTCGCTGGCCGCCAAGCTGCCGGAGGTCACGGCGACGCACAAAGCCGGTGTCCAAAGGGAGCTGGAAATGATAGAATTAAAAAAGCAGATCCAGGCACTCAAGGAGGCAAAAGGGATATGA
- a CDS encoding nucleoside-diphosphate kinase has translation MIKPDGIARGLEKTILSRIEKTGLQVEVSRTVALTPAEAADLYQPHAGKKFYPGLVKFITSGPVTVCRVAGDGAIGRLRQLMGDTDPLAAERGTIRGDLREPDVINEDGIIKNLIHGSDSPESAARELAIFFSS, from the coding sequence ATGATAAAGCCTGACGGGATAGCCCGCGGGTTGGAAAAAACGATCTTGTCCCGGATCGAAAAGACCGGCCTCCAGGTCGAAGTTAGCCGGACGGTCGCGCTGACCCCGGCGGAGGCGGCCGATTTGTACCAACCGCACGCCGGCAAAAAATTCTATCCCGGCCTCGTCAAGTTCATCACCTCCGGTCCGGTCACCGTTTGCCGGGTGGCGGGCGACGGCGCGATCGGCCGCCTGCGGCAGCTGATGGGCGATACCGACCCGCTGGCCGCGGAAAGAGGGACGATCCGCGGCGACCTGCGCGAACCGGACGTGATCAATGAGGACGGCATCATCAAGAACCTGATCCACGGCTCGGACAGCCCGGAATCGGCGGCCAGGGAACTGGCGATCTTCTTTTCCTCGTAA
- a CDS encoding leucyl aminopeptidase translates to MKIRVECGALEKYPCDLLVVNVFAGQKKLTGATAAVDQALGGLISSLIKDGEIDGKAGKVTLLHCRGRLKAKKVAVVGLGEHDKLDLETVRTASAAAIKKARDARAKKVATIVHGCGCDDLAAAEAAKALVEGAVLGIYKFAGYAKEKDEPEFSPAELVLVDRDRAKIGKLSRGAKLGLIIAEAENHARDLVNEPANRMTPSVFAALARRIARINRLKFTQLNPKTAGMELFWAVAKGSNEPPKLVALEYRGNPRSKEKLALIGKGITFDSGGISLKPSKNMDEMKSDMAGAAAVLGVMSLLADLKPKQNVLGVIPLTENMPSGHATKPGDIVGSLSGYTVEVTNTDAEGRMILADAITYARQRKATKMIDIATLTGGAIVALGDAATAVMGNDQALVDEVLGAGNRSGQKMWQLPIYDEYKESMKSEVADLKNTAGTGKAQPSTGAAFLAKFVGETPWAHLDIAGTAFLQKGRGYLPAGATGVPVRTLIELLNG, encoded by the coding sequence ATGAAGATCAGGGTGGAGTGCGGCGCGCTGGAAAAATATCCCTGCGACTTGCTGGTCGTCAACGTTTTTGCCGGCCAAAAGAAGCTGACGGGAGCGACCGCGGCGGTCGATCAGGCGCTGGGCGGCCTGATCTCCAGCCTGATCAAGGACGGCGAGATCGACGGCAAGGCGGGCAAGGTGACGCTCCTCCACTGCCGCGGGCGCCTCAAGGCGAAGAAGGTGGCGGTCGTCGGCCTGGGCGAACACGACAAGCTGGACCTGGAAACGGTCCGGACGGCGTCGGCCGCGGCGATCAAGAAAGCGCGCGACGCCCGGGCGAAAAAGGTCGCCACCATCGTGCACGGCTGCGGCTGCGACGACCTGGCGGCGGCGGAAGCGGCCAAGGCGCTGGTCGAAGGCGCGGTCCTCGGTATTTACAAGTTCGCCGGCTACGCCAAAGAGAAGGATGAGCCGGAATTTTCCCCGGCCGAGCTGGTGCTGGTCGACCGCGACCGGGCCAAGATCGGCAAACTGAGCCGCGGCGCCAAGCTTGGGCTGATCATCGCCGAAGCGGAAAACCACGCCCGCGACCTGGTCAACGAACCGGCCAACCGGATGACGCCGAGCGTGTTCGCCGCGCTGGCCCGGCGGATCGCCCGGATCAATCGCCTGAAGTTCACCCAGCTCAACCCGAAGACCGCGGGGATGGAACTGTTCTGGGCGGTCGCCAAAGGCTCGAACGAGCCGCCCAAGCTGGTCGCTCTGGAGTACCGGGGGAACCCGCGCAGCAAGGAAAAGCTCGCCTTGATCGGCAAAGGGATCACTTTTGATTCGGGCGGCATCTCCCTGAAGCCGTCCAAGAACATGGACGAGATGAAGTCGGACATGGCCGGGGCGGCCGCCGTGCTCGGCGTCATGAGCCTGCTGGCCGACCTGAAGCCGAAACAGAACGTGCTTGGCGTCATCCCGCTGACCGAGAACATGCCGTCGGGGCACGCCACCAAGCCGGGCGACATCGTCGGTTCGCTCTCCGGTTACACCGTTGAAGTCACCAACACCGACGCCGAAGGGCGGATGATCCTGGCCGACGCGATCACTTACGCCCGGCAGCGGAAAGCGACCAAAATGATCGATATCGCCACGCTGACCGGCGGCGCGATCGTGGCGCTGGGCGACGCGGCGACCGCGGTGATGGGGAACGACCAGGCGTTGGTCGACGAAGTGCTGGGCGCCGGCAACCGGAGCGGCCAGAAGATGTGGCAGCTGCCGATCTACGACGAATACAAGGAATCGATGAAGAGCGAGGTGGCGGACCTGAAGAACACGGCCGGCACCGGCAAAGCCCAGCCGAGCACCGGCGCGGCGTTTCTCGCCAAGTTCGTCGGCGAGACGCCGTGGGCGCACCTGGACATCGCCGGCACCGCTTTCCTGCAAAAGGGGCGCGGTTACCTGCCGGCCGGAGCGACCGGCGTGCCGGTCCGCACCCTGATCGAGCTCCTGAACGGATGA
- a CDS encoding type II secretion system F family protein has translation MLNNRQTAVFCSQLKALLASGMPLLEALGIVRSLTQNKKCSAQLAGAIALINDGNPLSQAAGGLLPVMALGAIGAAERAGDLEECLGRLAVHYENKAELQEKLIGSLIYPVFVLILCLASLFLLVFFVLPGMKGLFSDLNTALPPLTSLVLNGSDGLARAWPLWLGSILTAVAWLVVLRQRQPIRLEQLLLKVPLLGGLYRQELTIQSFGTLGALLRGGTPILEALTITAGSVSSPYCRRVIGRSRERVEDGVRLSEAFRSSRFFPAEAIQMIGIGEGSGQLAEILVSSAGFQARQREAALKRLTTLLEPALTLTVGGAVALVVLALFLPLVNMISSLQ, from the coding sequence ATGCTTAACAACCGCCAAACTGCCGTGTTCTGTTCCCAATTAAAAGCTTTGTTAGCGTCGGGCATGCCTCTGTTGGAGGCTTTGGGGATCGTCCGTAGTTTAACGCAGAACAAAAAGTGCTCTGCCCAATTAGCCGGAGCGATCGCGCTGATCAATGATGGCAATCCTTTAAGCCAAGCGGCCGGCGGATTGCTGCCGGTGATGGCGCTGGGCGCGATCGGGGCGGCCGAAAGAGCGGGAGACCTGGAAGAATGCCTGGGGAGGCTTGCCGTCCATTATGAGAACAAGGCGGAACTGCAAGAGAAGCTGATCGGCTCGCTGATCTATCCCGTCTTTGTCCTGATCCTCTGCCTGGCCTCGCTCTTCCTCCTGGTCTTCTTTGTCCTGCCGGGGATGAAAGGCCTGTTCAGCGATCTCAATACCGCCTTGCCCCCCTTGACCAGCTTGGTGTTGAACGGCAGTGACGGGTTGGCCCGTGCCTGGCCGCTCTGGCTCGGTTCAATTCTAACGGCAGTTGCCTGGCTCGTCGTCTTGCGGCAGCGGCAGCCGATCAGGCTGGAGCAGCTCCTTCTCAAGGTTCCGCTCCTAGGTGGCTTGTACCGGCAAGAACTGACCATTCAGTCGTTCGGGACGCTGGGAGCCTTATTGCGGGGCGGGACGCCGATCCTGGAAGCGCTGACGATCACGGCGGGATCCGTCAGCAGCCCTTATTGCCGCCGGGTCATCGGCCGGAGCCGCGAGCGGGTGGAGGATGGGGTAAGGTTGAGCGAAGCGTTCCGGTCATCACGATTTTTCCCGGCCGAGGCTATCCAGATGATCGGGATCGGCGAGGGGAGCGGCCAGCTGGCGGAGATACTGGTTAGCTCCGCTGGATTTCAGGCCAGACAGCGGGAAGCGGCGCTGAAGCGGTTAACCACCTTGCTGGAGCCGGCGTTGACCCTGACCGTCGGCGGGGCGGTCGCCCTGGTCGTCCTGGCTTTGTTCCTCCCCCTGGTCAATATGATTTCCAGCCTGCAGTAG
- the argH gene encoding argininosuccinate lyase has translation MSKEKKPWAGRFRQPTAKATEEFTSSVHYDVRLYKQDIVQSIAYARALLKVRVLSAAECKKIVQALEAIMREIEGGRRKLDISLEDVHMNIESALIEKVGEMGKKLHAGRSRNDQVATDLRMYLKYEVTEVLLLIKKLQAVLLDQAEANIKVIMPGYTHLQRAQPLLLSHHFMAYFEMLQRDKERFLAAGREADVMTLGSGALAGTAFDIDREGLAKELGFGKLSRNSLDAVADRDFALDFIAACALLMMHLSRLSEELVIWSTYEFNFIALSDKYTTGSSIMPQKKNPDVAELSRGKTGRVFGDLLALLTVMKGLPLAYNRDIQEDKEAVFDAADTVKGVLGIFPEMLATMKVNAEEMKAASKKGFLTATDLAYYLVRRGVPFREAHAIVGKIVAYCEESNMQLEYMSLTQLKQFSDAFSYDVTRILSAESSIASRDMLGGTAPTRVKEAIKRARKDLLHDKA, from the coding sequence ATGAGCAAGGAGAAAAAACCGTGGGCCGGCCGGTTCCGCCAGCCGACGGCTAAAGCGACGGAAGAGTTCACCAGCTCGGTCCATTACGACGTCCGCCTCTATAAACAGGACATTGTCCAGAGCATCGCTTACGCGCGCGCTTTATTGAAGGTACGCGTCCTGAGCGCGGCGGAATGCAAAAAGATCGTCCAGGCGCTGGAAGCGATCATGCGGGAGATCGAGGGCGGCCGGCGCAAGCTCGACATCAGCCTCGAGGACGTCCACATGAACATCGAGTCCGCCCTGATCGAAAAGGTCGGCGAGATGGGAAAAAAACTGCACGCCGGCCGGAGCCGCAACGACCAGGTGGCGACCGATCTGCGGATGTACCTCAAATACGAGGTGACCGAGGTCCTGCTTCTGATCAAGAAGCTCCAGGCCGTTCTGCTGGACCAGGCCGAAGCGAACATCAAGGTGATCATGCCCGGCTATACCCACCTGCAGCGCGCCCAGCCGCTGCTCCTCTCCCACCACTTCATGGCCTATTTTGAAATGCTGCAGCGCGATAAGGAGCGTTTTCTGGCGGCCGGCCGGGAGGCCGACGTCATGACGCTCGGTTCCGGCGCGCTGGCCGGGACGGCCTTTGACATCGACCGGGAAGGGCTGGCGAAAGAGCTCGGTTTTGGCAAACTGTCGCGGAACAGCCTGGACGCCGTGGCCGACCGCGATTTTGCGCTCGATTTTATCGCCGCTTGTGCCCTGCTGATGATGCACCTCTCCCGGTTGTCGGAAGAGCTGGTCATTTGGTCGACCTACGAGTTCAATTTCATCGCCCTGTCGGATAAATACACGACCGGCTCGTCGATCATGCCGCAGAAAAAGAACCCCGACGTGGCGGAGCTCTCGCGCGGCAAGACCGGGCGCGTCTTCGGCGACCTGCTTGCCCTGCTGACGGTGATGAAAGGCTTGCCGCTCGCTTACAACCGCGACATCCAGGAAGACAAGGAAGCGGTCTTCGACGCGGCGGACACGGTCAAGGGCGTGCTCGGCATTTTCCCGGAAATGCTGGCAACCATGAAGGTCAACGCCGAAGAGATGAAAGCGGCCTCCAAGAAAGGTTTCCTGACCGCGACCGACCTGGCTTATTACCTGGTCCGGCGCGGCGTCCCGTTCCGCGAAGCGCACGCGATCGTCGGTAAGATCGTGGCGTATTGCGAAGAGTCGAACATGCAGCTGGAATACATGTCGCTGACGCAGCTCAAACAGTTCTCGGACGCGTTCTCTTACGACGTGACCCGCATCCTCTCGGCGGAAAGCAGCATTGCCAGCCGCGACATGCTGGGGGGGACGGCGCCCACCAGAGTGAAGGAGGCAATTAAGCGTGCCCGAAAAGACCTTTTGCATGATAAAGCCTGA
- a CDS encoding TPM domain-containing protein — MRTKSKLIVVVCAVLLGGTVWAAGLSLPEYSGFVNDYAAVLSREEAAKLESLAQAVKAKTGAEMAVAIVSTAAPADPKTYAHELFNKWGIGQKGKDNGLLIFLAMAERRVEIEVGSGLEGAINDAKAGAVLDKYVIPYFKQGRFGEGLYEGAAALAAEVAKEAKVELGDDYQAKAVAGRGASEEDDPWGTAAVTILILLMMFAQGLAFGIIGAIVGGALGFAIGGLFGGLVGALLGFVVSYFSFGRGRWYGGGWTGGSWGGGGWSGGGGGFGGFGGGGSGGGGAGRSW, encoded by the coding sequence ATGAGAACAAAAAGTAAGCTGATCGTCGTGGTTTGCGCTGTTTTGCTGGGGGGAACGGTTTGGGCTGCGGGCCTGTCCTTGCCGGAGTACTCCGGTTTCGTCAATGACTACGCGGCGGTCCTGAGCCGGGAAGAAGCGGCCAAGCTTGAAAGTCTGGCCCAGGCGGTAAAGGCCAAGACCGGCGCGGAAATGGCGGTGGCGATCGTATCAACGGCCGCCCCGGCCGACCCAAAGACCTACGCCCACGAATTGTTCAATAAATGGGGGATCGGCCAGAAAGGGAAAGACAACGGCCTGCTGATCTTCCTGGCGATGGCAGAACGGCGGGTGGAGATCGAGGTCGGCTCCGGCCTGGAAGGGGCGATCAACGACGCCAAGGCGGGCGCGGTCCTGGATAAATACGTCATCCCTTATTTTAAACAGGGCCGGTTCGGGGAAGGTCTTTACGAAGGAGCGGCCGCGCTGGCGGCCGAGGTCGCCAAAGAGGCCAAGGTCGAGCTGGGCGACGATTATCAGGCCAAAGCGGTCGCGGGGCGGGGAGCCAGCGAGGAAGACGACCCCTGGGGCACGGCCGCGGTCACGATCCTGATATTATTAATGATGTTCGCGCAGGGGCTCGCTTTCGGGATCATCGGCGCGATAGTCGGCGGGGCGCTCGGTTTTGCGATCGGCGGCCTGTTCGGCGGGCTGGTTGGAGCGCTTCTCGGTTTTGTGGTATCATATTTCTCGTTCGGCCGCGGCCGCTGGTACGGCGGCGGTTGGACCGGCGGCAGCTGGGGCGGGGGCGGCTGGAGCGGCGGCGGCGGTGGTTTTGGCGGGTTTGGCGGCGGAGGCAGCGGCGGCGGCGGCGCGGGGCGAAGCTGGTAA
- a CDS encoding LemA family protein, whose amino-acid sequence MNAGKWLIGALVVALVIGMWVVGLYNGLVGKDQNVKQYWAQIENQLQRRYDLIPNLVETVKGYAKHEKELLENITAARSAWAGAKTTGEKVAAANQVEGALGRLMVVVENYPQLKASENFRALQDELAGTENRISFARQNYNEAVQDYNTSARSIPTAFFVGLFGFDREKTFFQAVKEAQEAPKVKF is encoded by the coding sequence ATGAACGCAGGAAAATGGTTGATCGGGGCTCTGGTCGTGGCGCTGGTGATCGGAATGTGGGTAGTCGGCCTTTATAACGGGCTGGTCGGCAAGGACCAGAACGTCAAGCAATACTGGGCGCAGATCGAGAACCAGCTGCAGCGGCGCTACGACCTGATCCCGAACCTGGTGGAAACGGTCAAGGGCTATGCCAAGCACGAAAAAGAGCTGCTGGAGAACATCACCGCGGCGCGCTCGGCCTGGGCGGGCGCCAAGACGACCGGCGAAAAGGTCGCCGCGGCCAATCAGGTCGAAGGGGCGCTGGGCCGCCTGATGGTCGTGGTCGAGAACTATCCGCAGCTGAAAGCGTCGGAAAACTTCCGCGCGCTGCAGGATGAACTGGCCGGCACCGAGAACCGGATCAGCTTCGCCCGGCAGAACTACAACGAAGCGGTCCAGGACTACAACACTTCCGCCCGCAGCATCCCGACCGCTTTCTTTGTCGGCCTGTTCGGGTTCGACCGGGAAAAAACGTTCTTCCAGGCGGTCAAGGAAGCGCAGGAAGCACCCAAGGTGAAGTTCTAA